From a single Nicotiana tomentosiformis chromosome 2, ASM39032v3, whole genome shotgun sequence genomic region:
- the LOC104102566 gene encoding uncharacterized protein, protein MAIGESEVSVLHLKDKIKFLSKERLFELLLELIDESEDVHALDSTVLKLRYENLKLKLGIGKTTVDHTQLTLEENVGKMKDELYKRDEHIRILKEDLSKKARTSSFHLRTLKGVMSPLGMGRKVRSLGLKRQMDVKSAFLNGYLKEEVFFKQPPGFESREYPDHVYKVDKSLYGIKQARLQEHGMKDYQNSYLSMATREQLKESQADEPQKSEDSFKSVTVGEETISSETEQVTYDPKITSETISKVAENLENMFVLESAGEEESLREKVGSGSGEAAEGLKSSGVIIPGIARANKKRKAASFIPVKTPPARGRATRSQKKQSEAELEKALEESKRKVVTKGKKKVVEPVEAVEIEKIDLVLRDENKAEEEEVATPKIKKIKTFKKKSPSKTKSAETSTLAKRTRSDVKSRKVKVVEEEESEEEEEEEVEDETDEEQDKKEKFGKRTILKGRLLRDLEEEGMVMLLQKLQLQGWKDMVLQMDGRLARADIVEFMANCEIKNGNHQCGEGSDCEL, encoded by the exons atggccattggagaatctgagGTAAGTGTccttcatctcaaagacaagattaagtttttgtctaaagaaaggttatttgagttactactggagctaattgatgaatctgaggat gttcatgcacttgactcaACTGTCCTAAAACTTAGATAtgaaaatctaaaattgaaaCTAGGAATAGGCAAAACTACAgttgatcacacacaactcactttagaagaaaatgtaggaaaaatGAAGGATGAGTTGTACAAGAGAGATGAACATATAAGAATTCTAAAGGAGGATCTAAGCAAG AAAGCAAGAactagttcctttcacttgaggaccttaaagggggtaatgtctcctttgggaatgggaagaaaggtgagatcattggggttgaaaAGGCAG atggatgtcaagagtgccttcctcaatggctatctaaaggaggAAGTATTTTTCAAGCAACCTCCGGGATTTGAAAGCAGGGAAtatcctgatcatgtgtacaaggtTGACAAGTCACTTTATGGGATCAAGCAGGctaggctccaagagcatggtatgaaagattatcaaaattcttacttgagcatggctacaagagag CAACTGAAGGAAAGTCAGGCAGATGAACCCCAAAAATCTGAAGATTCTTTCAAATCTGTAACTGTGGGGGAAGAAACTATTTCATCTGAAACAGAGCAGGTAACATATGATCCAAAAATTACATCTGAGACTATCTCTAAGGTTGCTGAAAATCTGGAAAATATGTTTGTTTTG GAATCTGCTGGAGAAGAAGAAAGTTTGAGAGAAAAAGTGGGAAGTGGGTCTGGAGAAGCTGCTGAGGGATTG AAGAGTTCAGGAGTTATAATCCCTGGAATTGCTAGggcaaacaagaaaagaaaggcTGCCTCTTTTATCCCTGTAAAGACTCCTCCTGcaagaggaagagctacaaggagtcagaagaagcagagtgaggcaGAACTGGAAAAAGCCCTAGAAGAGAGTAAAAGAAAAGTTGTTACAAAGGGAAAAAAGAAAGTGGTTGAGCCTGTTGAGGCAGTTGAAATTGAAAAGATAGACCTGGTTCTTCGTGATGAAAACAAGGCAGAGGAGGAAGAGGTTGCGActccaaaaataaagaaaataaagacttttaaaaAGAAGTCCCCTTCAAAGACAAAGTCTGCAGAAACTTCTACCTTGGCGAAAAGAACCAGGTCTGATGTGAAATCTAGAAAAGTGAAAGTAGTGGAGGAAGAAgagagtgaagaagaagaagaagaagaagtagaagaTGAGACCGATGAAGAACAAGACAAGAAGGAGAAGTTTGGAAAAAGAACTATCTTGAAAGGTAGACTCCTTAgggatttggaggaggaaggcatgGTCATGCTGCTGCAAAAACTCCAACTACAgggttggaaggacatggtccttcagatggatggaaGACTTGCTAGGGCTGATATTGTAGAGTTCATGGCAAATTGTGAGATAAAAAATGGCAATCACCAGTGTGGTGAAGGGAGTGACTGTGAGCTTTGA
- the LOC138906234 gene encoding uncharacterized protein: MRDHIIGEDYELWDIVTDGPLATLKKKAEGVDVPKTRAYCTAEDLKTCEKNAKAKKWLVCGVGPDKYNKIQSCATTKKIWDTLQVAHEGTPQVTRSRGILLYSQYENFSMKEGELIQEMYTRFSTLTNELKSLGRIMKKIKSRRY; this comes from the coding sequence atgagagatcacattataggagaggactatgagctatgggacattgtcactgatggtccactggctaccttGAAGAAAAAAGCTGaaggagtagatgtgccaaagacaagagcgtATTGCACTGCTGAGGACTTAAAGACGTgtgagaagaatgctaaagccaagaaatggcttgtttgtggagtTGGTCCAGATAAGTACAACAAAATCCAAAGTTGTGCCACTACTAAGAAAATTTGGGACACACTACAAGTGGCTCACgaaggaacacctcaggtgaCGAGATCTAGAGGAATTCTACTGTACTCTCAGTATGAGAACTTTTCTATGAAGGAAGGAGAACTCATTCAAGAAATGTACACAAGGTTCAGTACACTGACAAATGAGCTaaaatctcttggaaggattatgaAGAAGATAAAGTCGAGAAGATACTGA